In a single window of the Lacerta agilis isolate rLacAgi1 chromosome 15, rLacAgi1.pri, whole genome shotgun sequence genome:
- the PRKRIP1 gene encoding PRKR-interacting protein 1 isoform X2, whose amino-acid sequence MAAGPTRPSRPRKEPQPLVIPRSAADEQRLKLERLMRNPDKTVPIPEKLNEWAPRPPPEFVRDVMGSSAGAGSGEFHVYRHLRRREYQRQDFMDAMAEKQKLDEEYQKKLEKNKIVAEEQTAKRRRKRQKLKEKKMLAKKSKLEQKSEHADSDHSPKQQTSEEEDEGTSEEEDDAEKPSFRMRR is encoded by the exons ATGGCGGCGGGGCCGACGCGGCCCTCCCGGCCCCGCAAGGAACCGCAGCCGCTGGTCATTCCCCGGAGCGCGGCGGACGAGCAGCGTCTGAAGCTGGAGAGGCTCATGAGGAATCCG GATAAGACAGTTCCAATTCCTGAAAAGCTCAATGAATGGGCGCCCCGTCCGCCTCCAGAATTTGTCAGAGATGTTATGG GTTCCAGTGCTGGGGCTGGCAGTGGGGAATTCCATGTCTACCGACATCTTCGCCGGCGAGAATACCAGAGGCAAGATTTTATGGATGCCATGGCTGAAAAG caaaaactgGATGAGGAATATCAGAAGAAGCTAGAAAAGAACAAGATTGTTGCGGAAGAACAGACAGCCAAGCGCAGAAGGAAACG GCAGAagttgaaagagaagaaaatgctgGCGAAGAAGAGTAAGCTTGAACAAAAGAGCGAACATGCAG ATTCCGACCATTCCCCAAAGCAGCAGACCAGTGAAGAGGAAGACGAAGGTACTTCTGAGGAAGAGGATGATGCTGAAAAGCCCAGCTTCAGGATGAGAAGATGA
- the PRKRIP1 gene encoding PRKR-interacting protein 1 isoform X1 has translation MAAGPTRPSRPRKEPQPLVIPRSAADEQRLKLERLMRNPDKTVPIPEKLNEWAPRPPPEFVRDVMGSSAGAGSGEFHVYRHLRRREYQRQDFMDAMAEKQKLDEEYQKKLEKNKIVAEEQTAKRRRKRQKLKEKKMLAKKSKLEQKSEHAATDSDHSPKQQTSEEEDEGTSEEEDDAEKPSFRMRR, from the exons ATGGCGGCGGGGCCGACGCGGCCCTCCCGGCCCCGCAAGGAACCGCAGCCGCTGGTCATTCCCCGGAGCGCGGCGGACGAGCAGCGTCTGAAGCTGGAGAGGCTCATGAGGAATCCG GATAAGACAGTTCCAATTCCTGAAAAGCTCAATGAATGGGCGCCCCGTCCGCCTCCAGAATTTGTCAGAGATGTTATGG GTTCCAGTGCTGGGGCTGGCAGTGGGGAATTCCATGTCTACCGACATCTTCGCCGGCGAGAATACCAGAGGCAAGATTTTATGGATGCCATGGCTGAAAAG caaaaactgGATGAGGAATATCAGAAGAAGCTAGAAAAGAACAAGATTGTTGCGGAAGAACAGACAGCCAAGCGCAGAAGGAAACG GCAGAagttgaaagagaagaaaatgctgGCGAAGAAGAGTAAGCTTGAACAAAAGAGCGAACATGCAG CTACAGATTCCGACCATTCCCCAAAGCAGCAGACCAGTGAAGAGGAAGACGAAGGTACTTCTGAGGAAGAGGATGATGCTGAAAAGCCCAGCTTCAGGATGAGAAGATGA